One window of Desulfobacca acetoxidans DSM 11109 genomic DNA carries:
- a CDS encoding BCAM0308 family protein — MEKYKERKWSGEKGKKFGKVDDPYLPWGGRQAIAICTTCKAIYQNKRWFFDEELYRRHFQEETTNRVTCPGCQKVQDHYYEGVLTLEGAFLAEHKDEILMLLNREAERVATKSPLDRVIQIIPEDGDRLIVETTTEKLAQRLGKAVYRAYKGDLDFRWSHMNKFVRVYWSR, encoded by the coding sequence ATGGAAAAATATAAAGAACGTAAATGGAGCGGAGAAAAAGGCAAAAAATTCGGCAAGGTAGATGACCCTTATCTCCCCTGGGGCGGCCGCCAGGCGATAGCCATCTGCACTACCTGCAAAGCAATTTATCAGAATAAACGCTGGTTTTTCGATGAAGAGCTCTACCGGCGGCATTTTCAGGAAGAAACTACCAATCGGGTGACCTGCCCGGGCTGCCAAAAGGTGCAGGACCATTACTACGAAGGCGTCCTGACTCTGGAAGGAGCGTTTCTGGCGGAACATAAAGACGAAATCTTGATGTTGCTGAACCGCGAGGCTGAACGGGTGGCCACGAAGAGCCCCCTGGATCGGGTGATTCAGATAATCCCTGAAGATGGCGATCGGCTGATCGTGGAGACCACCACCGAAAAACTGGCCCAGAGGCTGGGGAAAGCGGTTTACCGAGCTTATAAGGGAGACCTGGATTTCCGTTGGTCCCATATGAATAAGTTTGTCCGCGTCTATTGGTCCAGATAG
- a CDS encoding thioredoxin domain-containing protein, with translation MHSNARPNRLLYETSPYLRQHAYNLVDWHPWGPEALEKAHLEDRPILLSIGYSTCHWCHVMAHECFEDPEIARLMNEWFINIKVDREERPDLDDIYMHAVQMITGRGGWPLTVFLTPELKPFYGGTYFPPIDRGGLPGFPRLLQALHDSYKNKKSNIHNVIATLEQNMRILALTPASGQAPSLAALDQLIEHNLADFDEGNGGFRGAPKFPPSQDLGFWACHYHRTGQPKVLQSLSLTLQKMARGGLYDQLRGGFHRYSVDDVWLIPHFEKMLYDNAQLARRYLEAYQITGDVFLAQVAQQTLDYVLAEMTAPEGVFYAAQDADSEGVEGRFFVWTPEQIAEVAGAQRAPLICAAFGVTQEGNFEHGASVLHRPQNEAQLAEQFSLNMDEMRHVLTEARRRLWQGREQRVRPHRDEKIITAWNALMISALAYGSQVLDNRTYRGAAITAAQFILGREAQAGRLLRIWAATDRQGSAFLDDFAFFIAALLDLYETDFSPAWLAAAVRLSKEVETSFYDREAGGYFSTPVDHEKLLVRPKNFFDLAIPSGNSVMVHNLIRLHRFTDNPDYFLRAQETLTRLQTLMMENPRGLSHLAAATEDFLAPTLAITLVGNPTEPALAEMLAVVYRHYLPHRRLVVKDPESCEALLEIVPAARHYDRIDGRPTAFVCHGQTCQAPVFSAGGLDNLLATRTKD, from the coding sequence ATGCACTCCAATGCCCGGCCAAATCGGCTGCTGTATGAAACCAGCCCGTATCTCCGACAACACGCTTATAATCTGGTGGACTGGCATCCTTGGGGGCCGGAGGCGTTAGAGAAGGCCCACCTCGAGGACCGGCCTATCCTCCTGAGTATCGGCTACTCCACCTGTCATTGGTGTCATGTTATGGCCCATGAATGTTTCGAAGACCCCGAGATTGCCAGGCTGATGAACGAATGGTTTATAAACATCAAGGTCGATCGGGAGGAACGGCCGGATCTTGACGACATCTATATGCATGCCGTGCAGATGATAACCGGGCGGGGTGGCTGGCCCCTAACGGTCTTTTTGACTCCCGAGCTCAAACCCTTTTATGGGGGGACCTATTTTCCGCCGATCGACCGGGGTGGACTGCCGGGATTTCCCCGTCTCCTGCAGGCCTTGCACGACTCCTATAAAAATAAGAAATCGAACATACATAACGTAATTGCGACGTTGGAACAGAATATGCGGATTCTGGCCCTGACGCCGGCTTCCGGCCAGGCGCCTAGCCTGGCGGCGCTAGATCAACTGATTGAGCACAACCTAGCCGACTTTGACGAGGGAAACGGCGGTTTTCGTGGTGCACCCAAGTTCCCGCCGTCCCAGGACTTAGGCTTCTGGGCCTGTCACTACCATCGCACCGGACAGCCCAAGGTTTTACAGAGCCTCTCTCTAACATTGCAGAAAATGGCTCGCGGCGGTCTCTACGACCAGCTACGGGGAGGGTTCCACCGTTACAGCGTCGATGACGTCTGGCTCATCCCGCATTTCGAGAAGATGCTTTATGATAATGCGCAGTTGGCTCGGCGTTATCTGGAGGCCTACCAGATCACTGGCGACGTCTTCCTGGCCCAGGTGGCGCAGCAGACCCTGGATTATGTCCTGGCGGAGATGACCGCACCCGAAGGGGTCTTCTATGCCGCCCAGGATGCGGACAGCGAGGGGGTTGAGGGCAGGTTCTTTGTCTGGACGCCGGAGCAGATTGCTGAGGTGGCGGGTGCTCAGCGGGCGCCTCTGATCTGCGCGGCCTTCGGGGTGACTCAAGAGGGAAATTTCGAGCACGGGGCCAGCGTCCTGCACCGGCCCCAGAACGAAGCTCAGTTGGCGGAGCAGTTTTCTCTCAATATGGATGAGATGCGCCACGTCCTAACAGAGGCACGGCGCCGGTTATGGCAGGGGCGGGAACAGCGGGTGCGGCCACACCGGGATGAGAAAATCATCACGGCCTGGAACGCCCTGATGATTTCGGCCCTGGCATACGGTAGCCAGGTCCTGGATAATCGAACCTACCGCGGGGCCGCAATCACCGCGGCGCAGTTTATCCTGGGCCGGGAGGCCCAAGCAGGGAGACTGCTGAGGATCTGGGCAGCGACGGATAGACAGGGGAGCGCCTTTTTAGACGACTTTGCCTTTTTTATCGCCGCCTTGCTGGATCTTTACGAGACCGACTTTTCTCCGGCCTGGCTCGCGGCCGCCGTGCGATTGAGTAAGGAAGTCGAAACCTCTTTCTACGATCGGGAGGCGGGTGGGTATTTTTCCACGCCGGTGGACCACGAAAAGCTTCTGGTGCGGCCGAAAAATTTCTTTGACCTGGCAATCCCGTCGGGCAACTCGGTCATGGTGCACAATCTCATCCGACTGCACCGATTCACCGACAATCCGGATTACTTCCTGCGTGCCCAAGAAACCCTGACCCGGCTACAGACCTTGATGATGGAAAATCCGCGGGGATTGTCGCATCTGGCCGCGGCTACCGAAGATTTTCTGGCTCCAACCCTCGCCATCACCTTGGTGGGAAACCCCACCGAGCCAGCGCTGGCGGAGATGCTCGCGGTGGTATACCGTCATTATCTGCCTCACCGCCGCCTGGTAGTCAAAGACCCCGAGAGCTGTGAGGCGCTCCTGGAAATTGTCCCTGCGGCCCGGCATTATGATCGGATAGACGGCAGGCCGACCGCTTTTGTCTGCCACGGCCAGACCTGTCAGGCGCCGGTGTTCAGCGCCGGCGGATTGGATAATTTGTTGGCTACCAGGACAAAGGATTAA
- a CDS encoding ParB/RepB/Spo0J family partition protein → MFNIEPKTVELDSVDCTDHTFVVSCGFDLRPLRDSLQTLGLLSPPLLRQLPNGSRQIICGYQRVMVLAELGWPTFPALVWPADTPDVRCLLASLHDNYLGRGFNPLEAARMIDRLLQHFDSDTVCRIYLPPLGLPPSPKHLGKYRSLLSLEAAYQDLVAQRRLVVEAAALLSQWTALDRAALLPLLHGLAFSHSSQLEIVEFLTTLSRRHGSSPAFWLEHPELQSLLQDASLSAPEKINRIIHRFRQWCFPRASRAQQQFDDHLKALGLYHHPEVRLIPPPAFESSSFRLEVRFQNQAQLRRLLHHLQELSQRQELKAILSL, encoded by the coding sequence ATGTTTAATATCGAGCCGAAAACTGTCGAACTCGACTCAGTAGATTGCACCGATCATACCTTTGTGGTAAGTTGCGGTTTCGATCTGCGGCCGCTGCGGGACTCGTTGCAGACCCTGGGACTCTTGTCGCCGCCGCTCCTGCGCCAGCTCCCCAACGGTTCTAGACAGATTATCTGCGGTTACCAGCGGGTTATGGTACTGGCGGAATTGGGCTGGCCGACTTTCCCGGCGTTGGTCTGGCCGGCCGATACGCCGGATGTCCGGTGCCTCCTGGCCTCCCTGCATGACAACTATCTGGGGCGCGGTTTTAATCCCCTGGAGGCCGCCCGGATGATCGACCGACTGCTGCAGCACTTCGATTCCGACACAGTCTGCCGGATCTATCTGCCGCCGTTGGGTCTGCCGCCTTCCCCTAAGCACTTGGGAAAATATCGTTCACTCCTATCTCTGGAGGCCGCCTACCAGGATCTGGTCGCTCAGCGCCGGTTGGTGGTAGAGGCGGCGGCACTGCTGAGCCAGTGGACCGCCTTGGATCGGGCCGCCTTATTGCCCCTGTTGCATGGCCTCGCGTTCAGTCACAGCAGCCAGCTCGAAATAGTAGAATTTTTGACGACCTTGAGCCGTCGCCACGGCAGTTCACCGGCTTTCTGGCTTGAACACCCCGAACTCCAGAGCCTTCTTCAGGATGCCTCTCTTAGTGCACCGGAGAAGATCAACCGCATAATCCATAGATTCCGCCAATGGTGCTTCCCCCGCGCCAGCCGGGCGCAGCAGCAATTCGATGATCATCTCAAGGCCCTCGGCCTCTATCATCACCCCGAAGTACGCCTGATTCCGCCGCCGGCTTTCGAGAGCTCCTCCTTTCGCCTCGAAGTGCGTTTTCAGAATCAAGCGCAGTTGAGACGGCTGCTGCACCATCTTCAGGAACTATCCCAGCGGCAGGAATTGAAAGCAATACTCAGTTTATGA
- a CDS encoding MlaE family ABC transporter permease, producing the protein MNFPKPDLNKAWGQFRFLGALGAAAIGGLASLANIFGLFYRLLTLGLVGMTRYRLIRREFARQIYLIGGRGWPIVALTGMLLGLAIIVYASAQLAKIGGEQFVGNLLVIIVIRELGPVLTALLVLLRSGAAMIVEIGGMVLEREIEALELMGLEPEIVIGGPRFWGLVISLITLYFIFVVCAVWGGFLFSQIFADMYWGVFWLSFVNALGWPDLVLNFAKVVLFGMFIGVVAIYHGLQTADHWESIVAQTSRGAVISLLFLGLINTALSVLYNV; encoded by the coding sequence ATGAACTTTCCGAAGCCGGATCTGAATAAGGCGTGGGGCCAATTCCGTTTTCTGGGTGCCTTAGGGGCCGCCGCGATCGGCGGTTTGGCATCCCTGGCCAACATCTTTGGCCTTTTTTATCGGTTGCTGACCCTCGGCCTTGTTGGCATGACAAGATACCGGCTGATACGGCGCGAGTTTGCCCGGCAGATTTATCTCATCGGCGGCCGCGGCTGGCCAATCGTGGCCCTTACCGGCATGCTGCTCGGACTGGCTATTATCGTCTATGCCTCGGCCCAACTGGCGAAAATCGGGGGAGAACAATTTGTCGGCAACTTGTTGGTGATCATTGTCATTCGGGAGTTGGGTCCTGTCCTGACCGCCCTGCTTGTCCTCCTGCGCTCCGGTGCCGCGATGATCGTCGAGATCGGCGGCATGGTGCTGGAACGCGAGATCGAGGCCTTGGAACTGATGGGACTGGAGCCGGAAATTGTCATCGGTGGGCCGCGTTTTTGGGGGTTGGTCATTTCTCTGATTACCTTGTATTTTATCTTTGTGGTGTGCGCCGTCTGGGGCGGTTTTCTGTTCAGTCAGATTTTTGCCGACATGTACTGGGGAGTCTTCTGGCTCTCATTCGTTAACGCCCTGGGATGGCCAGACCTGGTTTTGAACTTTGCCAAGGTCGTATTGTTCGGGATGTTTATCGGCGTGGTAGCGATTTATCACGGTCTGCAGACAGCAGATCATTGGGAAAGCATTGTCGCCCAAACCTCCCGGGGCGCAGTGATCAGCCTCCTCTTTCTGGGCCTCATTAACACCGCTTTAAGTGTTTTGTACAATGTTTAA
- a CDS encoding extracellular solute-binding protein translates to MAGWVLFTLLGMALLGCGAAPPPEPGEALTYTLDAQTQELLEQLNQSDAANRKPQFGRRVVGLFIPGAFLPFEPFVLGLATESPAPTVLLLDAPWVHRYAGTHWLYELEETGVFTAKKLVPVVAEAFSVKRFGAFGGGGKELMAAPNSIKGNILFFRHDLLTRHGKSPPRNWDELVAICRDILPREKSLKYGLIFHATNFINDFYPIFWGFGGRVYDEEGNIVFFQPNMLAKAEAALAMICSMQGTLAPGPAALKDFEAPESLRQAFLRGEALFMINWNTRLHDLKEMLNRPEWRRTAAIANMDQIGVAPIPSQTGQSKRFSNIGSFGWGVNRFAITRYGIMEDAKQFINMVVNDRIQVLAAENSGQIPSLQTALSQVRNPEVLRVFDTIFSYPGVVLQPRPKSRRFNNTLEKYLLTALSGRSAADAAIKAAAQELKQHISLD, encoded by the coding sequence ATGGCCGGTTGGGTCCTGTTCACTCTATTAGGAATGGCACTACTGGGCTGCGGTGCTGCTCCTCCTCCCGAGCCGGGCGAAGCCCTGACCTACACCCTGGATGCCCAGACGCAGGAGCTATTGGAACAGCTCAACCAGAGCGATGCCGCCAACAGGAAACCACAATTCGGGCGTCGGGTGGTAGGCCTCTTTATTCCAGGGGCCTTCCTTCCCTTTGAACCGTTTGTTCTCGGGTTGGCCACCGAAAGCCCGGCTCCTACCGTGCTCCTGTTAGATGCCCCTTGGGTTCATCGCTATGCCGGAACTCATTGGCTGTATGAGTTGGAGGAAACAGGAGTTTTTACTGCTAAGAAACTTGTTCCGGTGGTGGCAGAAGCCTTTTCGGTAAAACGGTTTGGGGCTTTCGGCGGGGGCGGCAAAGAATTAATGGCGGCGCCTAATTCCATCAAAGGCAACATTCTCTTTTTCCGCCATGATCTCCTGACGCGTCACGGCAAGTCCCCGCCCCGGAATTGGGATGAGTTGGTTGCCATCTGCCGGGACATCTTGCCGCGGGAGAAATCTCTCAAATACGGTCTGATCTTTCACGCCACAAATTTTATCAATGATTTTTATCCGATCTTTTGGGGATTCGGGGGCAGAGTATATGATGAAGAAGGAAATATCGTCTTCTTCCAGCCAAATATGTTAGCTAAAGCGGAGGCGGCTCTGGCCATGATCTGCAGCATGCAGGGAACTCTGGCGCCGGGACCGGCCGCCTTAAAGGATTTTGAAGCCCCCGAAAGTCTACGGCAGGCCTTTTTACGGGGCGAAGCCCTGTTTATGATTAATTGGAACACGCGTCTGCATGATCTCAAAGAGATGCTGAACCGTCCGGAATGGCGGAGGACGGCAGCTATTGCCAACATGGATCAGATCGGAGTAGCACCGATTCCCTCGCAGACCGGGCAGTCAAAACGATTCTCCAATATCGGCTCCTTCGGCTGGGGGGTAAACCGCTTCGCCATCACCAGGTATGGCATTATGGAGGACGCCAAACAATTCATTAATATGGTGGTCAATGACCGGATTCAGGTACTGGCGGCAGAGAACTCGGGACAGATTCCCTCCCTGCAGACTGCCCTGTCTCAGGTCCGGAACCCGGAAGTGCTACGAGTATTTGATACGATCTTTTCATATCCGGGAGTTGTCCTCCAACCTCGTCCCAAAAGTCGGCGTTTTAATAATACGCTGGAGAAATACCTGCTAACGGCGCTGTCCGGCCGGAGTGCGGCCGACGCCGCCATTAAAGCCGCAGCCCAAGAGTTGAAACAGCATATCTCCCTGGATTGA
- a CDS encoding MFS transporter produces the protein MVRFAASLLVVLLTNVLNRVLIVEYQTPATLVTFIFAFQHLATPSGLIAGYFSDRYYRRGGRRGPFIIGGMVLSASIMPIFPSWGMFFASQPQHPLSFWLGAGLFALFGVGLTVSATAVNALLVDELPEAQRGAGMTLVWLLTLAGFIIGSAFFHYLLPGSQIYRLKAIFWLFTILALAIVLGSVRGVEVESATVSPPTERGATVGIVLQGLSRSSQAVLFFVFLAATVFFLAIQTFILTPFGGEVLLLPVGETAKFGIYTSWGAMLGMGSAYWMQKKWPRWRNKLFLVLSLGLGGTACILLAISSWWPDRPKVEAALWLLGLSKGFFNAGISFLTMSLAHPAFSGVFMGLWNLVSGLALAVGETTGGFCLDQAMRFTGDLGAAYGLVFLGEGLGMLGCLIILKLLNRQRYWRQLAPWLGAASTTKPVVSDNAGSGYN, from the coding sequence ATGGTGCGATTTGCCGCCTCGCTTTTGGTGGTGCTTCTGACCAACGTACTGAACCGGGTGTTGATCGTTGAGTATCAGACCCCGGCCACGCTCGTCACCTTTATCTTTGCATTCCAGCATCTGGCCACACCCAGCGGATTAATCGCCGGTTACTTTTCGGACAGATACTATCGGCGCGGCGGCAGGAGGGGTCCTTTCATTATCGGCGGTATGGTGTTGAGTGCGTCGATTATGCCGATCTTTCCCTCCTGGGGGATGTTTTTTGCTAGCCAACCGCAACACCCCTTAAGTTTCTGGCTCGGAGCCGGGCTTTTTGCCCTGTTTGGCGTTGGCCTGACGGTGTCTGCTACTGCGGTCAATGCCCTGCTGGTTGATGAGCTCCCCGAAGCCCAGCGTGGAGCTGGCATGACGTTGGTCTGGCTCCTCACCCTGGCTGGATTTATCATCGGCTCGGCTTTTTTTCACTACCTGCTGCCGGGGAGTCAAATCTATCGATTGAAGGCCATTTTCTGGCTCTTCACCATTCTGGCGCTGGCCATAGTGCTAGGGAGTGTCAGGGGAGTCGAGGTTGAGTCCGCTACTGTATCGCCGCCAACAGAAAGGGGCGCCACTGTCGGGATTGTCCTGCAAGGCCTAAGCCGGAGCAGCCAGGCAGTGCTTTTCTTTGTCTTTTTAGCGGCCACCGTCTTTTTTCTGGCAATACAGACCTTCATCCTGACCCCTTTTGGCGGGGAGGTGCTGCTGCTGCCGGTAGGGGAAACGGCTAAATTTGGTATTTATACCTCCTGGGGGGCAATGTTAGGCATGGGGAGTGCCTATTGGATGCAAAAAAAGTGGCCGCGGTGGAGAAACAAGCTCTTTCTGGTTCTCAGTCTCGGGCTCGGCGGGACGGCATGTATTCTCCTGGCGATAAGTTCCTGGTGGCCCGACAGACCGAAGGTAGAAGCTGCATTATGGCTCTTGGGCCTGTCCAAAGGTTTTTTCAACGCGGGCATCTCTTTTTTGACCATGAGCCTGGCCCACCCGGCCTTTAGCGGCGTCTTCATGGGACTGTGGAATCTGGTCTCGGGGCTGGCCCTGGCGGTAGGAGAGACAACCGGAGGATTCTGCCTGGATCAGGCAATGCGATTTACAGGGGATTTAGGGGCGGCCTATGGCCTGGTTTTCCTCGGAGAGGGTTTAGGAATGCTCGGATGCCTCATCATATTGAAACTCTTGAACCGACAACGCTACTGGCGTCAACTGGCCCCTTGGCTGGGAGCCGCCTCAACGACCAAACCGGTTGTATCGGATAACGCAGGATCAGGTTATAATTGA
- a CDS encoding glycosyltransferase family 4 protein — MTTPLAHIAPPWIPVPPLTYGGTELMVDLLVRGLRKRGLEVVVFCSGDSTLPAPKEGIYPLSFWPPDKFSENLHLAHAWQWLQHHPVALIHSHLENAAGFWQVWEKAPPLVVTLHTPVTPMKRDYLLHFPAVHLVAVSESQRRRLEGHPRLHLIPHGLDLAAYPEPQPKEEYLLFLGRIYPEKGLHTAIRVAQTVNLRLLCAGPVFPPDQPYFESQIAPHLDGDRVIYVGPADFANKLRLLGRAQALLLPLEVEEAFGLVMLEAMACGTPVVAYGRGAAPEVVRHGETGFIAADFAELLEGIRLTAGLNPHVCRQHVADCFSSNAMVEAYMLLYRSVL, encoded by the coding sequence TTGACCACACCTCTAGCCCACATCGCTCCTCCCTGGATTCCCGTCCCCCCATTGACTTACGGCGGCACCGAACTGATGGTGGACCTGCTGGTTAGAGGCCTGCGAAAACGCGGTCTGGAGGTAGTGGTCTTCTGCTCCGGCGACTCAACCCTGCCAGCCCCGAAAGAGGGCATCTATCCCCTTTCCTTCTGGCCCCCGGATAAGTTTTCCGAAAATCTGCACCTAGCCCATGCCTGGCAGTGGTTGCAGCACCACCCGGTAGCGCTTATCCACTCACATCTGGAAAACGCCGCCGGTTTTTGGCAGGTCTGGGAAAAGGCGCCGCCATTGGTAGTAACGCTACACACACCGGTGACGCCCATGAAACGCGATTATCTCCTCCATTTTCCTGCCGTGCATCTGGTTGCGGTAAGTGAGTCCCAGCGTAGGCGCCTGGAGGGCCACCCGCGCCTGCATCTGATTCCGCACGGCCTTGATCTGGCGGCCTACCCGGAACCACAACCCAAAGAAGAGTACCTCCTCTTTCTGGGTCGCATCTACCCGGAGAAAGGCCTACATACCGCCATCCGGGTGGCCCAAACGGTGAACCTGAGGCTGCTGTGCGCCGGTCCGGTCTTCCCACCCGATCAGCCCTATTTTGAGTCGCAGATCGCTCCCCACCTGGACGGCGACCGGGTGATTTATGTCGGCCCTGCTGATTTTGCCAACAAACTGAGACTACTAGGACGGGCTCAGGCCCTACTGCTCCCCCTGGAGGTTGAGGAAGCCTTTGGTCTGGTGATGTTAGAGGCCATGGCCTGCGGCACGCCTGTAGTGGCCTATGGGCGAGGCGCAGCCCCGGAAGTCGTCCGCCATGGCGAAACCGGCTTCATAGCGGCTGATTTTGCCGAGCTCCTGGAGGGTATACGACTAACGGCGGGGTTGAACCCACATGTCTGCCGTCAGCACGTAGCTGATTGCTTCTCCTCGAATGCCATGGTGGAGGCCTATATGTTACTCTACCGTTCGGTGCTCTAA